A window of Cydia pomonella isolate Wapato2018A chromosome 25, ilCydPomo1, whole genome shotgun sequence genomic DNA:
TTACCCTATAAGCTCAGTGCCAAGCGAAGTTGATCCCTTGTACAGCTTGGTGGTGAGAGCGCAGAGCGACGTCAGTTTCTGTTGTAGCGACTGTAAGTAGTCTCCGGCCGAGCTGAATTCCGGATCCTTCACTCTATAAAACAACGAGTGGGTACATGAAtagataaataaacaataagtgAGTTCTGAGCTACGAAACAGCCAGTAAGAGACAGAGAAAGATACCTatctgctgatgaagaccatgACACTacactctgtatctttagatatttaagtaaaagtaaacaaacaatttgtacattatggggtagttataatataacatttacagtacatatggggctactttatagcactagtgcgagaagtagcatattatgttactgtgtcgaacatttaaagggccatatgtactgtaaaacgttgtacgatacatgtgcgaataggtaattcgcaactcgtgtcgatttaaaacactcccttcggtcgtgttttaatttatcgccactcgtttcgaatttcctgtttttcgcacttgtatcgtaatgtactattattgtttaaccaaccaaatacaaaaccgcctggatcttgTTACTGAACCTGACTTTaatctacattatttgatcatgtaatgttttcatctaccctcaactggcttaaggagccatttgagggtagattttgtttacttttattttaatacctaaagatacagagtatagagtcaaaccaagctaagttggcagcgatttaaaTACCTCAGCCTGTACACGTGTTAAGTGAACGTTATAATTTtacagaagtttgacgtttaaaatgacacttgcacagtctgggccgtcaaaatcgcttccaaatgatcttggtctgactctacataTATTTGCGTATATTTTTTGGaggtaattaatatttattattttatcgtaGAAAATTTCTTCTTCACTTATGGTACTCACCTAGCCCCATTAGCCGGCTTGGCCTCGCCGCCGGTATACAAAGAACTTAAGCCCCACAAGTTGAGGGCGCTGCTTTCACTTttgaatacctacataaaattgaaaatctaTTGGTACAAGTTGAAATACTTCTTCTTAATTAAGGAACTTTTGCGATATCGAATGTAAAGGAGGTAAATGAAttagaaaaatacatattttgcggTAGAGCCTGATAAGCTGCAagactatttaaaataaaaacgaatattTTTAGAGTCatctattatattaattaacccAAGGTTTACCTTGTCCAAGTCTTCGTCCGGTGTGGTGAGAAAAAGGCGGAAATCGTCACTATGGGTTAGAATTGGATGTTTCGCGACGCGatctgtaaaaaaaagttgtcataTTTTCACAACAAATTAGTCATTTAATAGAGTACCAAATATAATGTGATTGGACTGTCAATCATCACAATGCGACAAAGGGAGGTTTTAACCACATAACTGCGAGTGGTATCTAACGATTCCataccctttttttttaatgttttcaaGTTtgatcaatatattttatgtttaatacaAACGTATGTGTAAAACAGACGTGATAATTCGTACGCTCAGTTGTTGGTATATTTTTTGCTCAAATGCGTAATATCAGCTTAATATAATGGACGGTTATTGGCTAACAGGGAAGAATAACTTTGCGACCCTAATGACATAgctgtactttttctatgaaattccatttccggagaaaacggtttccactaactaaatcttaacaaataactttgattttgatgtcgatcgcttcagcataatatattctaggtttatatgtttcgctttttttgttatttttattttttgaaaattaaaaaaaaggaaaacctattaacctattttttcattgtgtcaataacatactagaAAATCATGGAGATTGGAAAAAATTTTGAAGAGGAAaaactatttctttttttaaggaCGATCAGGTGCCCTAAGTTGCGGGCAGATGCTAGTACTTACTAAGGAAAGCATCAAGCGCCATTGCGCGGAGCAACACAAACGATGGTTCATAGCGGTCAAGCTGCTGCCGCGCTGAATGCAGGGGCGGCAACGGCGGCGGCGCCAGCCATGCGTGGGCGTTCGTTAGGCGACGGTGGAGCACCTGTCCAAATTATTCAAGCATCAAACGTTGGTAAATTATTCACAGGTTTGGATGTATTCGTATTTCATACTAATCGAGATAATCACACCATTCACACATAAACCTAGAGGCCATAAGAGAATGGATTATGTCAAAATCTGTTTTATTTTAGGAGGGTACATTTCGATATCAATTATCAAgatttgaaatatatattttcttattataaaCATTATAGTTTGCATTTTGACACACCAACACAGACACATACACTTACATATAAACAAACACTACCACAAGCAGCTTAGGAATAATAACATATATGTTAAAATAGGCATAGCTATCTGTAAGTTTACAATTTACGCTGTacaatttgtataaatatataattaggaaACTAGTTTAAAGAAACTGGGACCTGTTACACAGGGTTTCCTAGCTCAGGATAGAGGGTCGTAATTTACTGTATATTTAAACTTatgcaattattaaaaaataaaacagattcCCTGAGAGGTAATAGAGTACTTCGCACCATTCGTGATTGTTGGATCACCAAACTGTGATTCAGCAAGATTTTTCAACCACAAAATTGCGAGTGGTATTTGACGCGCCTAGGCGCTCATAAGTCTAAACTAATTTTGCACCAACGTGTGAAAATGCCACAATAAGTCCATTTTAAATTTGACATATATGGTGAGACATCCTTTCCTTTTTCCTTCTGTGTGCAGTTAGGTTGATCCGACTTTAGGTGCGCCTGTTAATGTAGTGTACCTACGTTAAAGTGGTTGTACCGCCGGCGCACGTAAGGGGGAGTCAGCCAACGTGCACACACACAACGCACGCGGCATGTGACGAACGTCTCTTGTGTTGAGAGCTGCTTCATCGACCGACTATTATAAAACATGATGTACCTTAAAGTGGTTGTATCGCCGGCGCACGTGAGGCGGCGTCGGCCAACGTGCACACACGCAACGTACACGGTATGTGACGAACGTCTCTAGTGTTGAGAGCTGCTTCATCGGGGCGTCCACCTGATAAAAGTTAAAGACCGATTTAAGGGGGATTGTTACAATTTGGTGCTCACAACTAGTATAATCTGAGATAAACATTCTTATTAAGATTTATTATGTTACgaataagttaaataattacacaaaacGTTTAAAAACTGCATAATGGCATACTTAATGTCAGATACACAAGATTATTGgtagaaattttatttatatttccttGTATTACTGttacacaatattaaatttcgCATTGATTACAAGTATAATTTAGTTGCTTGTTATATAGATGAATATCCACATTGCtgttaaattgtaaaaataaagattaaagaATAATAGAATTAATGGGCATAGCTAATAATAAGGGcacattaaattatgtaaaaatatttctcataatgttaatatccacagAGGAAGTGAGGACTATGTTAGTATGTAGAAGCGGTCACGCAATTTCGCCCCCTTTTATCTTATCAGCAACTGCTCTTGCTCGCCATTTTACTGCTGCTATTCTCAATGGACATAACTAGGCAttggagtttttatcgcacggtaagactaatagcaaGCTATGGAGtgacattagcaataaatttcaaatcatactcatttatctatttaattcgttattttaaatttataaacaagGACAAGAATGTTGACGCGTTTATAAACGATCCTTTGAATTTGTCTTTGAATACTTAGTTAGGAATAATGACCATTTTTGGTAttcattatattaaaaataaaaatggtcaCTGTTGCgaatacaacttattattatataaaaatattcccaatgcagtagctaaacgcagccatCTGGCTCGGCTCGTATTcagaggcttttcaaaagcaccaataggagcgctccacatattctgtatcgcggtcaattagaagcacctaaatttaaaccaccttttgtactaATCATATATGCAAAATCACTCTCTCATCATCTTCCATACTCTCAACAACCGACCATTTTCTACATTTAACGGTTTTGGCAATTAAACCCTTGTAACCAGGACATTGGAAAATTATGTATAACACTTCACTAAGAATCGAAGCTTTATTTGGCGGCTACAGTCACTatccttatttgtaatatttatgtcctgaaagacaaaattaaaggattgtTTACAAACTCGTCAACATTCTTGTccttgattataaaataaaatcactaattaaattagttgaattttattgccaATGTCAACTCCATAGTTTGTTATTAAAAACTCTAATGCCTAGACATAACATACTGACAACTTGACAACGGTATACAGCCTTTTAAATACCTTAACAGCTATATCATATCCATGCTCCATGATGAGTGGAGATCCATCCTGTGTGCCTTCAGTGACACTTGGTGCATCCGTATCTTCAGTCGGGTCATCATTTAGGTCTAATACTGCGGAACTGCTCTCGCTTGCCATTTTAGTGCTGTTCTAAAAAGACATGACACATTAATAAATATAGTTACCAAATataatttgtgattttaaatatttgaatccAACATACAAGTTATTTGAGACTTGAGGGTTTGGTGCAATTTATATTTCGTCAACCATAATACTAGAAAATAATGGACATGTGCTTACTCCCAACCTTAACCTACGCATGTCAAGCCCGGAAGTTCTCATCGAAGACGAAAAGGATGATAGTTTCATGCCAAAGCGGAATGGAAGGGAGTATGCTTAAATAAGAATAGAAGATCAGGCATTCCATAATCAGAAATAAGACCAAGACGGGCTGGCCATGTTACTAAACTCCAGGACAAGGGGTGGACCTTACAAGTGACAGTCTGGAAAGGTCCAGATGGAAAAATAAAATGGGAGAAAAAAACATATgcaatgcaattttttttttaaacaaatctgAATtccatgtttgatttttttttttcatgaatgTTTAACTATACTAAATAATTCCTACCTCAATATtgcctaataaaaataaaataaaaagtaattttaataaaaaaaaacgtgtgtggttaaatttataaaataaaaatttacgaACCTGAAGCAAAACAACAATGTTTGTCATACCTGCCTGACTCATACCTATTTCACTTGAGGAAGTAGcaatcatattaaattaaattatagctcagtaacagatttttaaatactaatatGCGTCAACTCAAAATAATACATACTCATAAAAATTCTTCtacaattttgttttacttGTGCTTGGAGACTATTTTTGGATTTTACATTGTCACTGTCCACCCACTTTTATGTGCTCCTTTGTGTAAAATGAACCACTTTAACAGAGAAAAATTACTACTTACTAGTCATTGCAACCGGGCaatttaattagtaatattaaattaattaatacttgCTAATTGGAAGGTAAAATGCCGACTAAATTATACAGaacagtttttatatttaaaacggACACCGCTCAGTACAACACGTAGCATAGAAAGTAATAAAGGGCGTTTCCGATATTTCAATTGCATTATGACCTAATGATAACGCGAAATGAATAAAAAACAGACACAAACATTCTGCCCTACTTATAAAGTATGGGTCGATAATACGTTGCAAAATTTGTTTACACGTAGCACTTACAAAATTCACTGTAGAACGGAAGGCAGTAGGCAGTGATAATAactgtttatttatattcaccTTTTATCActgagtattgtattgtatatatacagttatactataatttaaataacaaataaagagGTCTACGCTCGAAAGGATGACAGGAAACATTCCGTTTCTTTACACGTAGCTTATATGGTCCGTCATTTTGGATCGATATATTAAGTTGGTATGTCATCGGATAGCGTTAATAGGAACGCTATAAAGCTGCGCATAAATTACGTGTATATTTGAGCGTTTATGCATATAGCTCAAACAAATTgtcgtcatttttttttttaattttgacaatTTACCTTCTCTTGTGGAAATTCGTGAATGTGGCAAATAgtatttgtttataattatcGAATATAATAAATGATACACCGTGAATTACCCAATCGCATCTAAAAGTTATTTTACGGAGAGTTTTACAAAAAGCTACCAAGATTAGTGCCAAAATGCAGGGCGTGAGCGCTCCTCGCGAGCAGCCTCCGCCAGTAATCAGTACCAGCTCCACAATCCTCAATATGAGGGAAAAGGAGAAATACATAGAAGATTTTGACTTTCCCTTCTGTGACGAGTCTTCTAAATATGAAAAAGTCGCTAAAATTGGCCAGGGAACTTTCGGAGAGGTCTTTAAAGCGCGGGCTAGAAACTCTTCAAAAAAATTCGTTGCTATGAAAAAAGTTCTCATGGACAATGAGAAGGAAGGCTTTCCGATAACGGCTTTGCGAGAAATAAAGATCCTACAGCTCCTCAAACACGAAAACGTTGTTAATTTGATAGAAATATGCAGAACAAAGGCTACATTGCATAATAAATATAGATCGACATTTTACCTCGTTTTCGACTTCTGTGAACACGACTTGGCGGGCTTGTTATCAAATATGAACGTTAAATTTAGCTTGGGAGAGATTAAAAAGGTCATGCAGCAGTTATTAAATGGTTTATATTACATACACAGCAATAAGATATTGCATAGAGACATGAAAGCTGCTAATGTGTTAATAACCAAAAATGGGATTCTCAAGTTGGCCGATTTCGGTCTAGCGAGAGCCTTTAGTGTTGCCAAGTCTGGACAagtcaataaatacacaaaCAGAGTGGTTACACTGTGGTACAGACCTCCAGAACTGCTTTTAggtaagttttatatgtatttctattgtaaCCCAAATCTTCAGAATGAATTCAATATTGTCTCCTTCAATTGCTGACTGTGTCTATTTCAGGGGACCGAAATTATGGACCTCCAGTAGATATGTGGGGTGCCGGCTGTATTATGGCAGAGATGTGGACACGGTCACCCATCATGCAGGTATGTTGGTGCAAAATGCTTTTGCTGTTGCAGAAATATCTGGCAGTAATGGTTGGAGGATCATCCTCAAAGTAGACCCCAGGTGGGTTGGGATGATGACATCAAAAGGACTTTGGGGAAGAAGTATCTCCAAGTCACacagaaccgtgacgagtggcataaAATAAAGGAGGCCTACACTCGAAGGGTGGAGACGGGCtaaaaagagagagagagagacaaaTATACTCAAAAATGTCTTGATGGCCTCATTTTGTTGtcttttttttaacctttcgtatgcTTGGGAGCAGATAtgctccatatatattcaatttaaacaTGAAGTTGTCATGATTGGTATATAAATGACAAATTTTTGACAGGAGCATACAAAAGGTTAATAATAACTACTCTCTTCTACAGGGTGCCACTGAACAGCAACAACTGATCCTGATCTCCCAGCTCTGTGGCTCATGCACCCCAGACGTGTGGCCCGGCGTTGAAGCTCTAGATCTGTACAACAAGATGGAACTACCCAAGGGCCAAAAGAGGAAGGTTAAGGTATGTTGACACTACAGACAGGGAAAGAGACTAATATtctttgtgtaggtatacaGCCTGCATGTGTGGCCCTCGATGGTAGATAGACTACCCAAGGGTCAAAAGACGAAGGTGAAGGAAAGTTGAAACTAAAGGGATTCTATTAGATTTATCTTTTTTAACTCAATGTGGGGGGATGTTACACAATCCTCTCCACTTCCCCACTTATTCCTAGGCAAAAATGAATCTTTATGAAAAAAACTACAGGTTGCACTCCAGGagggcagaagtgaaaacttgaatattaatgttgtggattttttatattatggaatggttagggaataattttgcacgaattgctttaattatcagtataacagtactagatgtagatgtagtgtagggacgcccggccggaagcaggcgggctgtcgatcgcgtgttgcgttcattcagcccagtTCCCTgtagttggagctgcaggttactgtcccggcggcattcccataccaatctcctcaaatcttcttgttttcctgcagaacagaaggacatctttaagttcgacgtcctttagttcATTTTCTATTAGTGAATCTCTACCGAATATATTATATCGCAGTGCCGCGTACATAATACATTCTGCTAGTAGGTGAAAGCTAGTTTCCTCCTTgccacagtgtggacaggaggcgtctctgtttattttcattaccttAAGATGTCTGTTGAGAGTATTATGACCAGTAATGATACCTGTCAGTATTCTCAGACtgctcttacctagtttcaGAAGATACCTAGTTCTTTTGTGGTCAATGCCCTTGACCATCATCTTGGACTGTCTGCAGCTAGTCTCTTCTTCCCATTCTCTCTGTGCTTCCATTTCTTTTACCCTTTCATGTATAACAGTACTataatttatgtggtaaaatacattcatttattgcggtctactggcttcaatgacattgtaacagcttttcgatcaggtcacgtgccTGTCTTACAAATTTTCTATCTGACAAATCTGTCGGtcacctgtcgcgagtttaacattttttcccatcacaaaaagtgctcacttaaaaaaataacatgagaaaacaaaaaaataactaactatATTATTATCAAACTTGCTCACATGTGTTGAGAATTGTgacatacaaatatgtatttttttgccgATTTCAAACTAAGATGCGTGCGCTGCGTTAAGGATTTTAAACGTATAATGGGCATTTATTTGACTTTCAAACACACATGTAACCTAatagtaattattttgtactcgtaaccacagaataagtaatagtactagcatacagaaatgacacttcctacataACCGAAGAttgacagtgattcagggacaaatcatgctGTATCTTTCAAATTTATGGCACTCttcctttcggctatttagggttatcaaaattcaagtcattatcttatctgtggttgtgcacgcaaagggtcTTGTGCCAACCCTATTatttgctcggagcaatgctgcgccgaacagagccgagaatgcccgaacgctctagtgtcACCCCACTATCGTaactagatttaaaaaaagttcttTTTGCGTTTGAAGATTTTTaaatcttcatcatcatcatcctgtCCTGGCCTGGCCTGGCATCGTGAGCTCTCAGGTAGCTGACGTAGCCTATTTTTGCAGTAAGTGTACGGCCACACCGCaggcacaaaataaaaaataaacaggtccgttcccgccgttcttgaaaatacatacttacctaaacttgcccgactcactagggtattaatttcgaattttaaaaaggagtaggtaataataagtttacagacatacatacatcgattcgtttatacatacatcttatcatgtttacattccttagagactgcattttgacgtacatgacagtaggtacctacgtagcggcggggacgtcaagtgagcaacgcgcgcacagcccgactaagctctgcccgagagtgcccgagaacgcctgtaaatgtaacgtctgtgtgcgtgcggcgaaaatagCACTTTGTACTGCtctctctgctccggcgcgcgctgCCGCTATTTACGTAGTGCcgcaggtcagcacccctccgacaaaattgtagtttatgACCGCAGGTGGTCGGGCCTTTAACTCGTCACGCTTCGCGTCGAGTTCCACTCGCCTCTGCTCTTCAAAGGCCTGCACTTTTCTAATCACTGTGTGCCCCCACTTCGGCCGATCTTGTGCAGAAGTCTCCCAGTACGATGGCTCAATGTCAGAACCTTACCATAACTCTAACCTCTAATCTTCTGGCAACAGGAAAGGCTAAAGCCGTACGTGAAGGACCCCTACGGCTGCGACCTGCTGGATAAGCTGCTGCAGCTAGATCCGGCAAAGAGGTGAGTtcaaatctaaaaatattttcaacaccATTTTTGTTTAGTACTATATTTATATCACAATGCCTAAATAGAAACAAGTTCCTTTTCACTCCTTATATAttaacatataatataaatccatagacatagtatataaaaaaaaccggtcaagagcgagtcggactcgcgcaggaacgttccgtaccattatctatataaacggtcacccatccaagtactaaCCCCGCctgacgttgcttaacttcggtgattggatgagaacctcgagattggaaagaaatatttattttattctgtttttagtatttgttgttatagcggcaacagaaataaataatctgtagaaatttcaactggctaacaatcacggttcatgagatacagcctggtaacagacggacggacggagtcATTACCCTTTTTAATATGGTATGCTAGAATTCTCTTTGTAAGAAGcgtggtggcctagcggtaagagcgtgcgactttcaatccagaggtcgctggttcaaaccccggctcgtaccaatgagtttatcggaacttatgtacgaaataacatttttatatttaccagtcgctttgaAGAAAAAcacgaggaaaccggactaatcccaatcaggcttagtttaccctctgattggtaggtcagatggcagtcgctttcgtaaaaactagtgcctacgccaattcttggaataagttgccaagcggaccccaggctctaatgagccatggcaaaaagccgggacaaacgctaggaagatgatgaataaataaataaatattataggacattattacacaaattgactaagtcccacagtaagctcatcatcatcatgatgCTAGATTTCTCTTTGTTACACGATTCTTtattagaatctttcgctttctCTGTAGGTATTAAATATGCGCGCCTGGATGAAACTTTACATTTTGCTCCTTTGCAATTATCACTtcattaaaatttcaaaattgatcctaaataaattatcatcagGTACGATGCCGACACAGCCCTAAACCACGATTTCTTCTGGACGGACCCGATGCCGTGCGAGCTCGCGAACATGCTCGCCCAGCACACGCAGAGCATGTTCGAGTACCtggcgccgccgcgccggcccGGCCACCTGCGCCACCACCACCACGTGGCCGGGGCGGCGCCCAAACCGCAGGCCTCCGTGCAGGACTCGGGGTACCAGGACCGCGTGTTCTGAGTTACTCTGAAACTTAGTCATCGCCAATAGGTTAAGGGAGACTGGACATTTTGAAAGGCTTCGGTATGGATTAGAAACACAAAACCTCAGTGTCCTTCGATTTGAAACACAAACCCTCAACTTTCTTTAAAACCCCATGTCACAGACTTTTTCCTAAATCTCTTGGAACA
This region includes:
- the LOC133531687 gene encoding sorting nexin-7-like isoform X1, with translation MASESSSAVLDLNDDPTEDTDAPSVTEGTQDGSPLIMEHGYDIAVKVDAPMKQLSTLETFVTYRVRCVCARWPTPPHVRRRYNHFKVLHRRLTNAHAWLAPPPLPPLHSARQQLDRYEPSFVLLRAMALDAFLNRVAKHPILTHSDDFRLFLTTPDEDLDKVFKSESSALNLWGLSSLYTGGEAKPANGARVKDPEFSSAGDYLQSLQQKLTSLCALTTKLYKGSTSLGTELIGLKRACDAWSVRERGSVAAAAGAVGAGGGAAGAARARGGLRHRAALPLLAAYAAAHADKIRQRDALHATFVAGNNSDELHNRLEQASEAIRSELSDWIPKTHSEIKALLLELADRQVTLHSQTLQGWENALKLSTETNLEQLFKTVSKTAVQNLSPSKCRSVTPTETEKDFDDIDIENMSNDSDDKEQIAASTEHSSKSDDRSDPLQEFSEVNLSS
- the LOC133531689 gene encoding cyclin-dependent kinase 9; protein product: MQGVSAPREQPPPVISTSSTILNMREKEKYIEDFDFPFCDESSKYEKVAKIGQGTFGEVFKARARNSSKKFVAMKKVLMDNEKEGFPITALREIKILQLLKHENVVNLIEICRTKATLHNKYRSTFYLVFDFCEHDLAGLLSNMNVKFSLGEIKKVMQQLLNGLYYIHSNKILHRDMKAANVLITKNGILKLADFGLARAFSVAKSGQVNKYTNRVVTLWYRPPELLLGDRNYGPPVDMWGAGCIMAEMWTRSPIMQGATEQQQLILISQLCGSCTPDVWPGVEALDLYNKMELPKGQKRKVKERLKPYVKDPYGCDLLDKLLQLDPAKRYDADTALNHDFFWTDPMPCELANMLAQHTQSMFEYLAPPRRPGHLRHHHHVAGAAPKPQASVQDSGYQDRVF